The Mycolicibacterium doricum genome includes a region encoding these proteins:
- a CDS encoding sigma-70 family RNA polymerase sigma factor, protein MTLSRDRLDAVVAEAVAGDRDALREVLETIRPIVVRYCRARIGATERSGLSADDVAQEVCLAAITAMPRYKEQGRPFLAFVYGIAAHKIADAHRAASRNKSDPTDVVPERFSGEAGPEQLAINAESSARMEELLGVLPDKQREILILRVVVGMSAEETAEAVGSTAGAVRVAQHRALARLKAEIIATGHDHA, encoded by the coding sequence ATGACACTTTCGAGAGACCGTCTCGATGCTGTCGTCGCTGAGGCAGTTGCGGGCGATCGAGATGCACTCCGGGAAGTGCTGGAGACCATTCGACCAATCGTCGTGCGGTACTGCCGAGCCAGGATCGGCGCGACCGAGCGAAGTGGCCTCTCCGCAGACGACGTTGCGCAGGAGGTGTGCTTGGCCGCCATCACGGCGATGCCGCGCTACAAGGAACAGGGACGACCGTTCCTCGCCTTCGTGTATGGCATCGCAGCGCACAAGATCGCGGACGCCCACCGGGCGGCGAGCCGAAACAAATCGGACCCCACCGACGTGGTGCCAGAACGGTTCTCCGGCGAGGCGGGCCCCGAACAGCTCGCCATCAACGCCGAGTCGTCGGCCCGGATGGAGGAGCTGCTCGGTGTGTTGCCGGACAAGCAACGCGAGATCCTCATCCTGCGCGTCGTCGTCGGTATGAGCGCAGAAGAGACCGCCGAGGCCGTCGGGAGCACCGCGGGAGCCGTCCGCGTGGCGCAGCACCGCGCCCTGGCACGGCTGAAGGCCGAGATCATCGCAACGGGGCACGACCATGCCTGA
- a CDS encoding MDR family NADP-dependent oxidoreductase: MGIAGGPRKCGWVREQLGADEVIDYKSEGLRDRIHETCPDGVDVFFDNVGGEVLDAVLDNLAGGARIALCGAISGYSDRLSRAALRNHVSLIVKRAVMRGFLVFEYLNRADEAIVELATWAGEGKLRSHIDVVEGLENAPEALRRIFIGENLGKQLVRIGGVG, translated from the coding sequence GTGGGCATCGCGGGTGGGCCCCGAAAATGTGGCTGGGTCCGTGAACAACTGGGTGCCGACGAGGTGATTGACTACAAATCCGAAGGTCTGCGGGATCGGATCCATGAGACGTGTCCGGACGGCGTCGACGTGTTCTTCGACAATGTCGGCGGCGAAGTGCTGGACGCGGTCTTGGACAACCTTGCGGGCGGCGCGCGGATCGCGCTGTGCGGGGCGATCTCCGGGTACAGCGACCGCTTGAGCAGGGCGGCGCTCAGGAATCACGTAAGTTTGATCGTCAAACGCGCGGTGATGCGCGGTTTCCTGGTCTTCGAGTACCTGAACCGGGCCGACGAGGCGATAGTGGAGTTGGCGACCTGGGCGGGCGAGGGAAAACTCAGAAGCCATATCGACGTCGTCGAGGGACTCGAGAACGCGCCGGAGGCACTTCGGCGCATCTTCATCGGAGAAAACCTCGGCAAACAACTCGTCAGGATCGGCGGCGTCGGCTGA
- a CDS encoding 3-deoxy-7-phosphoheptulonate synthase, with amino-acid sequence MNLAQIATPPATSDRRIRSFSAIPSPHEVLEEFPLGSRRAEQVARDRNEIADILAGRDDRLLVVVGPCSVHDPVAALDYASRLAKVADELGDRLKIVMRVYFEKPRTTIGWKGLINDPGMDGTFDVSRGLRIARQLLLDIIDIGLPVGCEFLEPTSPQYIADAVAWGAIGARTTESQVHRQLASGLSMPVGFKNGTDGNIQVAVDGVKAAAAQHVFFGMDDLGRGAVVSTEGNEDCHVILRGGTDGPNYDADAVRAAAATLTAAGLPGRVVVDCSHANSGKDHIRQSSVAAEVAQMIRDGHPVSGVMLESFLVGGAQSCESRPLTYGQSVTDKCMDWAATASVLRKLAAC; translated from the coding sequence ATGAACCTGGCGCAGATCGCCACCCCGCCGGCCACCTCGGACCGGCGCATCCGCAGCTTCAGCGCGATTCCCAGCCCACACGAGGTGCTCGAAGAGTTCCCACTGGGCTCCCGGCGCGCCGAGCAGGTGGCCCGCGACCGCAACGAGATCGCAGACATCCTCGCCGGACGTGACGACCGGCTCCTGGTCGTGGTGGGTCCGTGCTCCGTGCACGATCCGGTCGCCGCACTGGACTACGCCAGCCGGCTTGCCAAGGTCGCCGACGAGCTCGGCGACCGGCTCAAGATCGTCATGCGCGTGTACTTCGAGAAGCCGCGGACGACGATCGGCTGGAAGGGCCTGATCAACGATCCGGGGATGGACGGCACCTTCGACGTGTCTCGCGGTCTGCGCATCGCCCGCCAACTGTTGCTCGACATCATCGACATCGGCCTGCCCGTCGGATGCGAATTCCTGGAACCGACCAGCCCGCAGTACATCGCCGACGCTGTCGCGTGGGGCGCCATCGGCGCCCGCACCACCGAATCCCAGGTACACCGCCAGCTCGCCTCGGGTCTGTCGATGCCCGTCGGTTTCAAGAACGGCACCGACGGCAACATCCAGGTGGCCGTCGACGGTGTGAAGGCGGCGGCCGCCCAGCACGTCTTCTTCGGGATGGACGACCTCGGCCGGGGCGCGGTGGTGAGCACCGAAGGCAACGAGGATTGCCACGTGATCCTGCGCGGCGGCACGGACGGGCCGAACTACGACGCTGACGCGGTGCGGGCCGCGGCCGCCACGCTCACCGCGGCCGGGCTGCCCGGCCGGGTCGTCGTCGACTGCAGCCACGCCAATTCCGGCAAGGACCACATCCGCCAGTCCAGTGTGGCCGCGGAGGTCGCGCAGATGATCCGCGACGGGCACCCGGTCAGTGGCGTGATGCTGGAGAGCTTCCTCGTCGGCGGCGCGCAGTCCTGCGAGTCCCGGCCGCTCACGTACGGCCAGTCGGTCACCGACAAATGCATGGACTGGGCCGCGACGGCCTCAGTGTTGCGCAAGCTGGCTGCTTGCTAG
- a CDS encoding WhiB family transcriptional regulator, whose amino-acid sequence MPQPQQLPGPNADIWDWQMHGLCRGVDSSMFFHPDGERGRARAQREMRAKEMCRRCPVLAQCRSHALAVGEPYGIWGGLSESEREILLKRGIRRTA is encoded by the coding sequence ATGCCTCAGCCGCAGCAGTTGCCCGGACCCAACGCCGACATCTGGGATTGGCAGATGCACGGACTTTGCCGGGGTGTCGATTCCTCGATGTTCTTCCACCCCGATGGCGAACGCGGCCGGGCCCGCGCCCAGCGGGAAATGCGCGCCAAGGAAATGTGCCGGCGGTGCCCCGTGCTCGCACAATGCCGCTCGCATGCGCTCGCAGTCGGCGAGCCATACGGAATATGGGGCGGATTGAGCGAATCCGAGCGGGAGATCTTGCTCAAGCGCGGGATTCGCCGGACCGCCTGA